A segment of the Solanum lycopersicum chromosome 9, SLM_r2.1 genome:
GTAGATCATTATTCATGTATCGTGGATCTTCTTGGACGAGCACGTTTATTAGAAGAGGCTCGTGAGTTTATCAAGAAGATGCCAATTCAGCCAAATGGTGTTATCTGGGGTTCCTTGCTTATGTCGTGTAGGCTTCAAGGGAACTTACCGTTGGGGATTGAGGCTGCAGAGAATAGGCTTGCACTCGAACCATGGTCAACGTCTACCCATCTGCAGTTGATAAATTTATACGCTCGTTTAGGATACTGGGATCAGGCAGCTAGAGTGCAGAAGTTGATGAAAGATAACGGTCTTAAACGGGATCCTGGTTACAGTTGGATCGAGATAAGCAATCAAGTTTTTCGATTTACTGCTGAAGACATATCGATGGGACATATTAGATCGATTGCTAGTTTGGTGGATGTTTTGGTGGATCACATGAGAAACTTTGGTGTAGAAGAAATTGACTCCGATTTCTGGTGTAGTAATTTAGAGTAAATGCTTAATTCAACTCCAAAAGCTAGCTGATTAAGTCTTCTTCCACAAATTCTGATAAAAGATTGGCCATACAATGAAATCTGACACTAGAAAACATAGGTCTACTCACTGAAGCTACTGTCTCACTGTATTCTTGTTCTTAGAGAAGACGATCTCGGCTAAATCACCAACATCTTGCATCGACTAGGATGGTTCATCGATCTGCCTAGCAACTGCAACAGGCTGCAAACGCTGATCGACACAGAAAACCACCAAAATGATTCACCTGAAACTCAGAATATGAAGCTGATTAAAAAAGCCTATAACTTCTCATGTAAACTCCAACATCTTGAGAGAAGCAAATTAGACAAGCTCACAAAGGCGAAAGTCAACGTCTGTTATCAGAAGCAGAGATTGTACAATATACGGGTTCACAGGAACTCAGTAGCTtttgtgtatacatatattaagaaaatcaCTAGAGatctataaatatttgattgtgaaccaagttatttatatatgttaacTTGATACTATTGCAGGAACCGATATCTTAAGAAATTCACTATTTATATCCGAAATTTGGTATCTATAAAGACACTAAAAGCACTCGAGTGAATTAAGTACGTTGAACTAAAATCGAGTTCATCAAAGGAAAAGACTACCTCATGAAATAGAATGCAGAACTAAGTTGAACTCCATATTGCAGCATTGAAATTCTCCAACTCCTTTGAGGTTGATCCGTACACTGCTTTAATTGTGTCTATGCAACAACTACAATcgaatcatttccttagtcaaAACATCAGTGTCAAATAGAATTTCACTAGAGCAGACTTGAGAGATTCACAAAGTCGAAAGGCAGGCAAGGAGTATATGAGAAAACATCAATGAATTACCTGCAAGCTTCCTTGTTGAACTTTTTCGTTTCAATCCCATAGAGTGTCTCAAAGATGGCAGGTTCAACTCGACAAAAGTAGGGACGATCTAAAGCAAAGAGAAGAAATTCACCAACATaacaaaagcaaaaaagaagataaataatGATATCTCCAAACTCCAATAGCAAGTTTCACCAGCATAAATGGAGCATTTTCTTGTGCTCTTATCGAAATGTATGCACCATCCATCAGAACCTACCAAGCTGTTGAATAACTGAGAAGAAAAGGAATCCACATATAAAAGCTTCAGACTTCATAGAATTGTCTGTTCATTTTGGAATCCGAAAATATGCAACACAAAATCTATTACTTATATGACAAATTTCAAGAACTCAAATTCGGTTAACCACTCAACTCTTAATTCAATCATATCTTGATACTTCACTACGACATAAGAAAAAAGCATTTTCTACAGGATCCCGAAACCACCAGCCACCCAACCTAATTCATGATCACAGCCTATCAACCTCCTGAAAAAATGCCTACGTTTAAAAACCACCAACATGTCAAATCCAAATTCAAATACGTTTCCTGATCCTAGTGAGAGACCACTATGTTCGCACTAGTTGTCCAACAAAGAGGTGaagtaatggtatccttctttcCATTACGAACCGACACACTTCGCCTCTATGTCCACTAGCGCTCTGTTGAATTAGGTCTTAGGCATAAATCACactcaaaagctagctcaaagggaggaggattgcccaagctCTATAAAGAGTCtaccatctcattaaccaccgatatgaaatttttgtcattctttaacacgcCTAGAGCAAAGACAGAGCGAAAAAGTGCCATCAAAGCAGCATAAGCAAGCTTCTATTGCTACGTAACAACCATGTATGATAGAATTTTGCATCCACATTATCGAATTTAAGGCGTCCAACATAGACAACAACTAGGTCTCGGTCTCAAACAAGTTAGGGTCGTCTATACGAATCCTCACTTCTTTCATCTAAGCTCATATCATACCTATGACAATTCATACAAGTTTTACATTCTATAACAACCCTCCTACTTTATCCGAGCTCAAAATCAacataataaaggataaaactccattgaaatagcttataaaatatgataaatggtAGTATAAAATCATCAACCCACACAaattaaactcaaaataatGGGGGAGAAAAACCTCAATATCAGAAGGGTCATCGAAAATTTCTTCAGCGGTAGGAAAATTTGGCCCTTTTTCAAGTTTGCAGCAGGCACCACAGTTCTGGATACACTGCCAATTGGGTTCTTTGTTTCTGCTGTTAAATCCTGACGTTGTTTTCATGACGGTGGCCGCCGGTACACCGGGAGTTATGGTGGTTGTTGTCGTCTTTTGCTTACCGCTTTGGGTTTTCAGGTTTGGCCTCTGACGTGGCTTCTTCGCCGACGTGATGACGGTGGCGAAACGCGGCAGAGCCACCGTAGACAGCGAATGATACATTTAGATTTCTATGGATTGATTGGGTCATTGGCGCCATATAAATTCTTTGCAAACATAGCCCTTTTCAGACGTTTATATTTTGTCCTTTTTTATTTAAGGCGGAAAAGACAAATATACCCctgaactatcgtaaatggtatacAGAGACCCttcgtcatacttttgggataTTGATACCTTTATCGTCCAAAAACTAGACTATATATGCTCTTCACTCTAAATGAAGATTAAATAATGACACGTGGCACAATCTTATCCATCGATCTGATGTCGGGTCATTGGATAAGATCATCACACGTGTACGTCCGTTAATATAAAGGATACATATGTTTAGTTTTTTTACGTCGGAAGCACATATGTTCCAAAAGTATGACGGATGatattgttgttcatcttgtattcaaaacatacttagaacaaaactttgaacatctttgtaagaaaacaaagtttaagaatttTTTCACAACTACAAAATTAGAACTAGttgcgaaactagaatcagaaacagattttaaaaaaatatatatgcaatattttttttaaagaagaattgttgttaatatgtgtctaaagaatcttactgattccaacaaactttgtagaaacacgaagtttccaagtttaatgaaccagtgaagaacaaaagaatagaagaactgaaattaattcacaaatctaaagtttgtaaaacacataccagaattttgaaaaattttattaggattaagtccactgaattcacagtgtccccttaaggaaattattcccctctagtattcgaggtttgatttggaatatgacctcccaaggtaaaataatctcaatcaccagagtatagataccaaaaactccggtgtcagcgaaccactcaacggcagtaaaatacacttagaatactaaatttagtagttgaagaagaagtccatcaattttatattaaaatgagaggaaatccctcaatttatagaaaacaaagggtagtgcgaaaagattcttattgtgccttaccggaaaggtcacaaacctttggaaaagtcacaatctttcagaaaggtcgtcacctttcataaaagtcacaacttttcataaaagccacaacttttcataaaagccacaacttttcataaaagtcgcaatttttcataaaagtcgcaacatttcataaaagtcgcaatttttcataaaagtcgcaacatttcataaaagtcgcaactcttcataaaaatcgcaactcttcattttccattcacatcTTTTCAAAATCCAACAAATATTTgtataccatttacgatagttttaaaatatatttatcttttttccgTTTTTTAATCATCTTTTTGCATATATAGTCTGAAGAATTACTTTATTTTCtgtaaatttgatttaaaaaattattattactcCTATAATAATTATGATCAAGTAGTATGAATTCTCACTTTATGGTTCGAggacgaaatatataatttgtatcaAGTTTTAAGTGTTTTCAATACTTCTCTCTGTTTATCTATACAATTTATTGGCCtagtttattttaatgttaaccatttaatgatatttctttcatttttacgaagaaaaatatttttttaaccgAACATATcaactatttatttttgttctagCATTTTACTTTTAAGTACATAATTGttaattcataaaattgaatttcaaacatttaaaaaaCGTTTTTCAGTGTTTGATATTTCTAAAAATGTTGACTAAAGTTGCTTGATTAATATTAAATGGTaataatttttagaataataaatataaagtcAATTAGCTACAACACTCCTATTCTAAAAGACTCAAAAACTTTGGACCAGTAAATTTGAAGTCTAAATAATAAGTTAATATTGGCATTATTGATATTTCTATTGCATTTTCTTGCTtgtcaaatttatttgaataattgtggtatgaaaaattatattgaagataatttacaaaatataaatactcgatttgaatgttcatttcttttactAAGAATAAGCTCAATTTACAACTTAAAAAAtcgaaaattcaaaatattcaaattgaTAGAATGGAACGATTGGTGAAGGATGAAAATTATGGTTCCTTATATGACTTAGACGATCCTTCTCTTTTTgagctaattttttttagtgtgaGTTAAGTTCAAATCCTAATTTGACATGATATTGAAGGTAAGCAAAACCCAATTCGATGTCGGTCTTTAGAGTTTGAACAATAGCGGAAGGTGAAAATATCTCCAGTTCTTAAATGTGCATGCACCAGATTCAAAACGCATAATGGTGGagctaaaaattttaattaggtattcaaaatctgaaaaagTAAACATGAACTAATAGAAGAGGTCCAACAtctactttatatatatatataacaaaataattttcattatgtataaataacaatatttttctctGAAAGGGGTTCGGTTGAACCCCCAGACAGAAGGCTGGCTCCGCCCTGGACATACGACAGAGAATAAAATATATCCAAATCTAGACGCGTGCGGGGGGAGGGGGTGAATAAAATGAATTTCACATTGATGAAGGATGAGAATTCTGAACGACGTATAACAACTCGACAATACACCTCTTTTTAGTGCAAAACTATATTCACatcatcttttaattttatttttcaaaaactttttGCATGCTATTCTCATGTATAATCAACaacttgaacaaaaaaaaatatcaattaaatccaCACAAACCCTAACACTAATATACATAGACCATAAATTTGATGTCATTTAGCTCCACCAAACCTATTCTAAAAATACTTAGGAGTTTAGACcactaaatttgaattttcattaattaatctTAATTAGTCTCTTGATAAcaagattttgaagaaaatgaatgCCCTAAGATAGGTTACGACTATTCTTTAAATCATATAGTATAATTTTCCTCAATgacatgaaatttattaatgttaggggggggggggggggggaatttaagtataaaaaatggATCACAGAAACTTATGGTTATTTGACAaactttgatatattattttgtataattcttaaaatatgttaaatattaaataagggAAGATTGTGAGGTTGAGGGgcgtctttttttaaaaaaaattaattaaaaaagcaccattgtttttttattttttaaaacaaaataatttaaaagctTGAGagctcttaatttttttaaataaatttcttagATAAGcaaaattgcatgttttttttttaaataaatggtttcttttaataattcttttcaatcaataattcatataaccaatacatttaatttattttttttgcgaCATAGTACTCGAGATGTATTAAACTTctaataatacttttttttgcAAATCGTATTAGTAATTTTCTTATGAAAAACCTATAATCTATTAttgctaaaataaataagatccTCAAATTTGAGAGCCTAAACTGATTGTCTTTTTCTTAAAAGGGCAAAGCCACCCCTAACAAGAGTGCATGTATTtttcacaaatatttaaaattttaaacatgtttCACAATTTTGGTTATATTTAACTACTAGACTTAGGTAAGTATATGTTCATTTGGCATGTATAAAAAGTTTTCTATATATACTAATCTCACATTCACAATTAGAATATATAACTTGACATTTCCTCTCTCAACTACACCTAAAATTCAATGGGGTTATTCGAAAACACATTGCTTCTCTTTTGTTTCATGATATTAGCCATATTTCACTCTTGTGACGCTCAAAATTCACCACAAGACTATCTTGTGGTTCACAACAATGCTCGTGGTCAAGTCGGGGTTGGGCCTATGTCTTGGGATGATGCCTTGGCAACCAAAGCACAAAGGTATGCTGACTCAAGAAGTGGTGATTGCAACTTGATTCATTCTGGTCCAGGGGAGAATCTTGCCAAGGGTAGTGGAGATTTCACAGGGAGGCGTGCCTCTGAATTGTGGGTGGCGGAGAAGCCAAACTACAACTATGGTACCAACCAATGTGCTAGTGGGAAAGTGTGCGGACACTATACTCAAGTAGTTTGGCGTACCTCGATCAGGCTAGGTTGTGGTCGGGCTCGTTGTAACAACGGGTGGTGGTTCATTTGTTGCAACTATGCTCCTTTTGGTAACATCATCGGACAACGTCCTTACTAAAACTATGTTAACTTAtgacatattatattatatgtattagtattaaataaaattccCCACCCTATATGTCAAAGGGATTAAATGGAGTtgcataattattattttccctTGATATTGCTAGTATGAATAATTCCATGTACCATATTTTCATGGTATAGGGAAGGGTGGGCATGTTATAATATTATGGTATAACATTGAAAATTTCGGttcgataatttttattttaaaactaattaatattttctatgtcTCATCTTATGTGATATCATTTGATTTAACATGGTgtttacttttgaaacttgtggTTCAAAAcaatctttaaatatttttgtggttaAAAATCGTCTCCTTAAGGGTAAAATAGGTATTTTaaggttaaattttttttctaattattagAAGGTGTCATTCTTTTTGGAACAGACCACATCAAATCGAACGGAGATAGTATATCATTATCATACAAAATTGATTTGGTATTTTATGGTACGATAAATCGATAATCATATATAGTTAATTTGTTCAACTTTCTCTTACATATACTCATATGGAATGGAATTACAGAATTATAACTTCGACTTTATACATCCCGATTATATCATACTTACCGATGTACACATATActccaaattaatattttcacatattttttaatggtaaTAATATAATcgttattgtattatttttaacaataataataaacatatatattttatagttatTACTTTATTTGAATATCGTTAAAACGATTTTAgataaaataacattaattcAATTACCATTAAATGTCTATATAAAAAAGTGTCTATCATgatcatctttttctttttctgtttgaATTCTATCCAAATTGCTTTTAATGATTAACAAATTTTAGTCTTCCCTCTTTCATAGAATAATTTTATCCCCATACAAGAGGAATATTCACGGCATGTGCagctcaatattttattttaaaaaaatttaaaaatcgacaatggggtgggggggtgggggtgaGGGTGGGGTAAATGTTGCTAAAAAGAGTTTTTCACCTCAATGGAACTTACATGACATGAAGTCGAATTAATTAGAATTTCTAATAAAGATATCAACTTtgtaaaaaattagaaaataaatttggagCCCTACAATTTTGACTACAACTATGGTACCAACCAATGTGCTAGCAGGCAAATTGCGCCGACATTATACTTAAGTAGTCTGGCGCAACTCAGTCCGACTAGGTTGTGATCGGACTCGTTGTAACAACCGGTGGTAGTTCATTTCTTGCAACTATGATCCTGTAGGTAACTGGGTCGGATAACGTCCTTATTGAGGTGTCGTTTATTTATGACATGTTGctagtattaaataaaattttcatattacatGTCAAGGAGTTAAAATTTAAGTCTGGCAAGTGGATCGGATCGATCTCCTATATATCCAAGATGTTAAGGGATCAAagatataattgttattttgattTCCCTTTGATGTTGCTAGTATGAATAATTCCACGTACCATATGTTCATGGTATCGTGGCTTAGGTTCtttactttttcaaaattatgaaatttatatacCTAAAAATTAAGTGGAGTAATTAATTGGGAAAACTACATAAGATAGATccaattatgaaaatttatctAATTTGGACTTTATTCAAACTTTTTATCTTTAATGGATCTATGCCACAAACAATTTATCCGTTTATCCACTTTCTCCTTTCTTATTTCACGTATGATATCAGAATAACGTTAGCATAACTATTATGAATTTATCTTTTGTGATATACCTTGTCAGTATAggatttaactctttttttaaaaataattaagaaaaaattattaaagtcaCAATATTATTTACTAAACTCTACATtagaagaaattatattttttaaattaaaatagagttACCTCAATGATACCATGATACTATGTAGATATACTGCAATTGTATCATGGACGATTAAATATTCTCATCGAAGGACTAAAGCGAACCATAATGAAAACATTGTTCAATTACTCATTAATACCATCCGAGTATATTATACTTGATCATATCAAAGAGGAAGAAATAGTTCTTCAATGAAGACATTGTTTAATGACACTTTTATACCATCAGAGTATATTCATATATGACTGTATTATACTGTGATGATAtagtatataattgtatttgattttcaaaatcacAGTGTAGTTTTGACGGACTCAAACTAGCAAGTCTTTTCCAAAACAAACAAGTAATTccaaacaatttgtattatattttaatacgaACGcagtcaaataaaaaaagagataagTGTCATAAATACACCTAAACTATacatttttttgagttttttaaaatattgaaagtttCATTACCTAATctatcactttttagtttgagaaacacacctcTCTCTTTTATACCACTTTCATCATGATATGTGTAATACAcactctctctcttttattttaaagaattttcacATCACACTCCACATGGACAAAATATTCAatcttgacaaaaaataaataaattattagtattagttaaaattaaaaattaagaaactattataaaaaataatattttctttataaaagaaaatgtaaaatatttttcttatcccAAGCtgtttcttaaagttttttattttgtttaaatttcttttataaaagtatttcattttttacttcatctcctCCCCCTCATCAAatactaatttaaatattattgtatttgcttaaaaatataattctaccCATCTCACTTAATCCTCAGCTTTCAGTTTTTTCCCCAGTgtttaggtatatatatatcgaaaatatttttacttgttgtcataagactttttattttttttagttgtttatgttatattcggtacactagtagaatttttttctctaaaaatatatgtacgtgcatatctaacacaaaataagaaaaacgtaaaaaaaaaattagaagcgAAAAATTTAATAGGATGTGAcagattttctaaaaataaataagtatcaATTTCTATCCGGGGGGGGGGGTGTGGAGGGGAGGGGGAGGatgtaatatgaaatttttaagaatattttataaataattttttttttttaaaaaaggatggGGATGTCGCGGGGGAGGGAGGGGGGTACGTAAAGAAGGTGGTGGAgtgagataagaaaaataatttaattttttatgtgcatagtaatctttaatttttaattaatattaatgttttactgtttaatttttatctagataaaatattttatctatgtgGAATGTCATGTGTCAaagttttttaatataaaagagaGAGTACACTATACACACCACTGAgatgtgtttctcaaactaaaacgGGATAGTTTAAATATGAAACTCACACTTTCGATAGTTTAGatattaaaccaaaaaaataaataatttaaatttgtttttgattcttctctgtaaaataaaatatatatatatatatatatatatatatattatcaccGAACAAAGGGAAAATCAAAACTCTAATATATTATCATTCACCGAATCAAAATCAGTGaattaaaaactatataaaaatccataaataattatgtgaTGGAATAGGAATTCCACACACCATAGTGATTACCGTTGAACATCTTTcgccaaaaaattatattttatatatatatacgctaGAAATTACTTAATGTGCGTAGATATAATTAAACATATCAAACTATTTATGCTATATTTAATACTTATTTAAATCGTAACTATTTATTCTAAATTCAGCTCTAacactttttaaaaagtttttaaaattttctttcgaAGCTACAAGGATTGAGGCAGTTTCTAATTTCCACATAAAGgaccaaaaaattgttttggtTTAAGTGTCTATCACTTCCTTTGTTTGTTGTTTTCATTATATCCAAATTGCTTTCAATGACTAACAAATACTTGAGTCTTCTCTCTCTCATAGAATAACTTTCTTCCAATAAATCCACGTAAGGGCGGCTCAATAAGTGttgtttaatattatttaaataatagagTAAAGTATGATTATTCTTTAAAGCATATAGTATTTCCTTAATCACACGacatgcaatctcctttgaatTTTCTTCACATGTGAAATAAAATTCcacaaagtttaaatttaacaattttcacaaatttgattaaattgaaCAATCAAAGTTTGATAAATATCTTATCGAAACCAAAAGTgttcacttttgaaaaatataaaggacCAAAAAAGATCACTTTTGACAATCTTAAGGACCAAAATTGCTCTTATCATACATAAGGGAGTCTATTGAAACTACTAAAAAGATAAGGAAGCCTTTTTGTCATTTCTCTATAATTTCCTTTGAATTTTCTTCATACATGCTAAACAAAATTACAcaatgtttaattatatatacactatTTAAAGGACCAAAAGTAATTAATTCTAAAAAGTTTTAAGGACCAAAATCACTTAGCAAAATACACAAGAGACTATTTTGAACTTACTATCAAAGATAAGAGACCATTTTTATCATTTCCTCTACTAATAATTTCCTTTGAATTTTCTTCACACATACTTAGCAAAATTCCAcaatttttacttataaatacaCTACTTATCTCACgtttataatcacaataactTAGATTTATTTTCTCTCCACTAAACCTAAAGAAAAATGGGGTTGTTCAACATCTCATTGTTACTCACTTGTCTCATGGTATTAGCCATATTTCACTCTTGTGAGGCCCAAAATTCACCCAAAGACTATCTTGCGGTTCATAACGATGCCCGTGCCCAAGTCGGAGTCGGGCCTATGTCTTGGGATGCCAACTTGGCATCCCGAGCACAAAACTATGCCAACTCAAGAGCTGGTGATTGTAACTTGATTCATTCTGGTGCTGGGGAGAATCTTGCCAAGGGTGGTGGTGACTTCACGGGGAGGGCAGCCGTGCAATTGTGGGTGTCCGAGAGGCCAAGCTATAACTACGCTACCAACCAATGTGTTGGTGGAAAACAGTGTAGACATTATACTCAAGTAGTCTGGCGCAACTCAGTCCGACTAGGTTGTGGTCGGGCACGTTGCAACAACGGATGGTGGTTCATTTCTTGCAACTATGATCCTGTAGGCAACTGGATCGGACAACGTCCTTACTAAAATGATGTATACTTATGACATGTTGctagtattaaataaaattctcaTATGAGACGTCGAGaagttaaaatttaagtttgacATATGAATCAAGTCAAACTCCTATCTAAAATATTAAGGGATTAAATATTGAAcatctataattattattatttccctTTTGATGTTGCTAATATGAATAATTCCACATACCATATGTTCATAATGGGCTTAAGTTGATTATTAAGTACTGCATCTTCTTTGTTTCCATAAAAcattaatatacataaaattttaattaagcaTGGCATATATTAATTAGGCACATCAAGCACTTATCTAAACACGTAactatttattcataaattcaGTTTCAACCATTCAAAATATTTGTTCTATTTTAAGTGcccatcaaaaaaaaattcaataattacccaattttttttcaatgacTAACAAATACTCAAGTCTTCCATATTCTCTCATACAATAATGGCCTAAAactatattttcataaaatattttataggtgaaaattgaatttcatcCTTTCTTGACCTATTGTCTTAGATTTGAATAccagaaataaaaacaaatattgctatttattgaaaaaatttacgtagcatgaaattaaataaattggcacatatttaaaatatctcgtcaggaaaaaaaaattgtacccCTAACAAAcgtttaaatttaataattttcacaaATGTTACTAAATTTAACAATGAGAG
Coding sequences within it:
- the LOC101266968 gene encoding uncharacterized protein produces the protein MYHSLSTVALPRFATVITSAKKPRQRPNLKTQSGKQKTTTTTITPGVPAATVMKTTSGFNSRNKEPNWQCIQNCGACCKLEKGPNFPTAEEIFDDPSDIELFNSLVGSDGWCIHFDKSTRKCSIYADRPYFCRVEPAIFETLYGIETKKFNKEACSCCIDTIKAVYGSTSKELENFNAAIWSST
- the LOC101265854 gene encoding pathogenesis-related leaf protein 4, whose amino-acid sequence is MGLFENTLLLFCFMILAIFHSCDAQNSPQDYLVVHNNARGQVGVGPMSWDDALATKAQRYADSRSGDCNLIHSGPGENLAKGSGDFTGRRASELWVAEKPNYNYGTNQCASGKVCGHYTQVVWRTSIRLGCGRARCNNGWWFICCNYAPFGNIIGQRPY
- the LOC138338198 gene encoding pathogenesis-related leaf protein 6; amino-acid sequence: MGLFNISLLLTCLMVLAIFHSCEAQNSPKDYLAVHNDARAQVGVGPMSWDANLASRAQNYANSRAGDCNLIHSGAGENLAKGGGDFTGRAAVQLWVSERPSYNYATNQCVGGKQCRHYTQVVWRNSVRLGCGRARCNNGWWFISCNYDPVGNWIGQRPY